Proteins encoded together in one Lachnospiraceae bacterium JLR.KK008 window:
- a CDS encoding VapE domain-containing protein, which yields MNAAGLLLPALTVDEVRESLSITQKGQTANTIGNCKTVFLRDPLLKGAIRLNLLTERIDIVRDVGWRRNTSALTDTDIKYLLLYFEENYGLTSEKKIQNALAIVADENCYHPIKDCLNGLVWDKTLRIRFCLRHFLGADADDYVEEMLKHFLLGAIRRVFMPGSKYEEMLCLVGGQGAGKSTFFRLLAIKDEWFSDDLKKLDDDKVFTKLQGHWIIEMSEMLATSNAKSIEEIRSFISRQKETYRTPYESQPKDRLRQCVFGGTSNRLDFLPLDRAGNRRFLPVMVCPEDAEVHILEDEDGSRAYLLQVWAEAMEIYQGGNYSMKFSKSIQKKLAEVQKDFMPEDTEAGMIVGFLETYQGNQVCSKQLYREALHHEYDEPKRWQIHDINEIMNSVVTGWRYFSNPRAFAGYGRQKGWERIPDSGNELSGNEAGFLKLTEEEARQLELPKEWLE from the coding sequence ATGAACGCAGCAGGCCTGCTCCTACCGGCACTGACGGTCGATGAGGTAAGGGAGAGCCTTTCCATTACACAAAAGGGGCAGACAGCGAACACAATCGGGAACTGCAAGACCGTATTCCTGCGTGACCCGCTTTTAAAGGGGGCAATTCGGCTGAATTTACTGACAGAGCGGATCGATATTGTACGGGATGTGGGGTGGCGCAGGAACACCAGCGCACTTACGGATACGGATATTAAATACCTGCTCCTTTATTTTGAGGAAAACTATGGGCTGACCAGTGAAAAGAAGATTCAGAATGCCCTGGCAATCGTGGCGGATGAAAACTGCTACCACCCTATAAAGGACTGTCTGAATGGGCTTGTCTGGGACAAAACGCTGCGCATCCGTTTCTGCCTGCGTCATTTCCTGGGGGCTGACGCGGATGATTATGTGGAGGAGATGCTGAAGCACTTCCTGTTAGGGGCAATCCGGCGTGTGTTCATGCCCGGTTCAAAATATGAGGAAATGCTTTGTCTGGTAGGCGGACAGGGAGCAGGGAAATCCACTTTTTTCCGCTTACTGGCAATAAAAGACGAATGGTTCAGCGATGACTTAAAGAAGCTGGATGACGATAAAGTATTTACGAAGCTGCAGGGGCACTGGATTATTGAAATGTCGGAGATGCTTGCCACCAGCAACGCAAAGAGCATTGAGGAGATCCGCTCTTTTATCAGCAGGCAGAAGGAAACCTACCGGACACCCTATGAATCACAGCCGAAAGACCGGCTCCGGCAGTGCGTGTTCGGCGGCACATCAAACCGGCTGGACTTCCTGCCCCTTGACCGTGCCGGGAACCGACGGTTCCTGCCGGTGATGGTCTGCCCGGAAGATGCGGAAGTACACATTTTGGAGGACGAGGACGGTTCCAGAGCCTATCTTTTGCAGGTGTGGGCGGAAGCTATGGAGATTTACCAGGGCGGGAATTACTCCATGAAATTCAGCAAGTCCATACAGAAGAAATTAGCGGAGGTTCAAAAGGATTTTATGCCGGAGGATACCGAAGCCGGAATGATTGTCGGTTTTCTGGAAACCTATCAGGGGAATCAGGTATGCTCCAAACAGCTTTACCGGGAAGCCCTGCATCATGAATATGACGAGCCGAAACGCTGGCAGATCCACGACATCAATGAGATTATGAACTCTGTTGTCACCGGCTGGCGGTACTTTTCCAATCCCAGGGCATTTGCCGGATACGGCAGGCAGAAAGGCTGGGAACGCATACCGGATTCCGGCAACGAACTGTCCGGCAACGAAGCCGGTTTTTTGAAACTGACAGAGGAAGAAGCCCGGCAGTTGGAGCTTCCGAAGGAGTGGTTGGAGTGA
- the vsr gene encoding DNA mismatch endonuclease Vsr, producing MADTKTPEERSKNMSHIRSTNTKPEELVRKYLFTHGFRYRKNDKRYPGKPDIVLPKYYTVIFVNGCFWHMHGCSRARLPRSNQEYWEPKIKRNAQRDQDNIRKLEDTGWKVIVVWECELKKRVAEERLQRLCEEIKN from the coding sequence ATGGCTGATACAAAGACACCGGAAGAACGCAGCAAAAATATGTCGCATATACGGAGTACAAATACAAAGCCAGAGGAACTTGTAAGAAAATATTTATTTACACATGGGTTTCGGTATAGAAAAAATGATAAACGCTATCCTGGAAAGCCAGATATTGTACTTCCGAAGTATTATACGGTGATATTTGTGAATGGTTGTTTTTGGCACATGCATGGATGTTCCAGGGCAAGATTGCCTCGGTCAAATCAGGAATATTGGGAGCCGAAGATTAAACGTAATGCACAGAGGGATCAGGACAATATCAGAAAACTTGAAGATACAGGTTGGAAAGTAATTGTAGTTTGGGAATGTGAATTAAAAAAGCGTGTGGCCGAAGAACGGTTGCAACGATTATGTGAAGAGATAAAAAATTGA
- a CDS encoding recombinase family protein — MNRKNQINQKITALYCRLSLEDSRENESMSISNQKLMLKDYAEKNGMFQYEYYVDDGYTGRNFNRPSFQRMIADIEAGKVGCVITKDLSRLGRNYIEAGSYIEIFFPKHNVRYIAVTDGVDSLTRQEMDITPFKNILNDMYSRDISKKVLAGRMTRSRQGKFCGGQPPLGLMRDPDEKGHLITDPETAPVIRRIFELALDGWGCMRIAKQLMDDKVPITRVKANTECDVNYYSWGSARISHILRNPFYKGAHLVCRTHQKGIRSNTYDIIPRENWEVIENCHEAIVTPAEWEQVQEIIDRRPTIMKGNACPFYNIFHGIIYCATCGKSMQVRYEKVGRTGKNRFTGKEREPIDKAYYICQTYNRLGKNACTSHKIEARDLYNLVLKDIQDLAAMALKDADVFYQRLSSRMERRYMADASEMQKECDRLEARNQEIDSMFMSLYTDKAKGILTEQRFLKLTASLEQEQEANRKRLQDLMLVMRRTDEQESDVRTFMQEIRKYAAIQELDEAVLNRLISKILVGEVKKVDGQKCQEIKIVYNFVGEIQEITG; from the coding sequence ATGAACAGGAAAAATCAAATCAACCAGAAGATAACTGCCCTCTATTGCAGGCTTTCCCTTGAAGACAGCCGGGAGAATGAAAGCATGAGCATCAGCAACCAGAAGCTTATGCTCAAAGATTATGCCGAGAAAAACGGCATGTTCCAATATGAATACTATGTGGACGACGGTTATACGGGGCGAAATTTCAACCGTCCCTCTTTTCAGCGCATGATTGCCGACATTGAAGCGGGGAAAGTTGGCTGCGTGATCACCAAAGATTTATCCAGGCTGGGGAGAAATTACATTGAAGCAGGCAGTTATATCGAAATCTTTTTCCCAAAGCATAATGTAAGATACATTGCAGTCACGGACGGGGTGGACAGCCTGACAAGGCAGGAAATGGATATTACGCCGTTCAAAAATATCCTGAATGACATGTACAGCCGTGACATTTCCAAAAAGGTATTGGCAGGGCGCATGACCCGTTCCAGGCAGGGGAAATTCTGCGGAGGGCAGCCGCCGCTTGGACTGATGCGTGACCCGGATGAAAAAGGGCATCTGATTACAGATCCTGAAACTGCGCCGGTAATCCGCCGAATTTTTGAACTTGCGCTGGATGGCTGGGGCTGTATGCGGATTGCAAAGCAGCTGATGGATGACAAAGTGCCGATTACAAGGGTGAAAGCCAATACGGAATGTGATGTGAACTATTATTCCTGGGGCAGCGCAAGGATCAGCCATATCCTACGGAATCCTTTTTATAAGGGCGCACATCTGGTCTGCCGGACGCACCAGAAAGGTATCCGTTCCAACACTTACGACATCATCCCCCGTGAGAATTGGGAAGTGATAGAGAACTGCCACGAAGCAATCGTCACACCGGCAGAATGGGAACAGGTACAGGAGATCATTGACCGCAGGCCAACAATTATGAAAGGGAATGCCTGTCCTTTTTATAACATCTTCCATGGAATTATCTATTGCGCTACCTGTGGGAAATCCATGCAGGTGCGTTATGAGAAAGTCGGGAGAACCGGGAAGAACCGGTTTACCGGGAAAGAACGGGAGCCGATAGACAAGGCATACTATATCTGCCAGACTTATAACCGGCTGGGTAAGAACGCCTGCACAAGCCACAAGATCGAAGCAAGGGATTTGTATAATCTTGTGCTGAAAGATATACAGGATCTGGCGGCGATGGCTTTGAAAGATGCGGATGTATTTTATCAGCGGCTGTCCAGCCGCATGGAACGGCGGTATATGGCGGATGCTTCGGAAATGCAGAAAGAATGTGACCGGCTGGAAGCAAGGAATCAGGAGATAGACAGCATGTTTATGAGCCTTTATACAGATAAGGCGAAAGGCATCCTGACGGAACAGCGTTTTCTGAAGCTGACTGCCTCACTGGAGCAGGAACAGGAAGCCAATCGGAAACGGCTTCAGGATTTGATGCTGGTGATGCGCCGTACAGACGAGCAGGAAAGCGACGTTCGGACATTTATGCAGGAAATCCGCAAATATGCTGCAATTCAAGAACTGGATGAAGCTGTGCTGAACCGGCTTATCAGTAAAATTCTGGTGGGTGAAGTTAAAAAAGTGGATGGTCAGAAATGCCAGGAAATCAAGATTGTCTATAACTTTGTCGGCGAGATACAAGAGATAACAGGATAA
- a CDS encoding CHC2 zinc finger domain-containing protein, translating into MNVFEAVKENVTARQAAEMYGIRVNRNGMACCPFHDDRHPSMKVDKRFHCFGCQADGDVIDFAARLYGLNNLGAAVKLASDFGISYDNKGRASPLPVKKKISEELRLKQAELQCCRILSDYNHLLEKWRTEYAPNTPEEEWNPLFVESLQKQSYTEYLLDTLLTGTAEEKAAVIKEHGKEVMRIGERISGLAARHKAGRDERSRPAPTGTDGR; encoded by the coding sequence ATGAATGTATTTGAAGCAGTAAAGGAAAATGTGACGGCAAGGCAGGCGGCTGAGATGTATGGTATCCGGGTGAATCGGAACGGCATGGCGTGCTGCCCGTTCCATGATGACAGGCATCCAAGCATGAAGGTGGATAAACGTTTCCACTGTTTCGGCTGCCAGGCAGACGGCGACGTGATTGACTTTGCGGCAAGGCTGTATGGGCTGAATAACCTCGGGGCGGCTGTGAAGCTGGCTTCTGATTTTGGAATCAGTTACGACAACAAAGGGCGGGCTTCCCCACTCCCGGTAAAGAAAAAAATATCTGAAGAACTGAGGCTAAAGCAGGCAGAGTTACAGTGCTGCCGGATTTTATCGGATTATAACCATTTGTTAGAAAAATGGAGAACAGAGTATGCGCCAAACACTCCGGAAGAAGAATGGAATCCCCTGTTTGTGGAGTCTTTACAGAAACAGTCTTATACAGAATATCTGCTGGATACTCTGCTGACCGGTACGGCAGAAGAAAAAGCCGCCGTAATAAAAGAACATGGAAAGGAAGTGATGCGGATTGGGGAACGGATTTCAGGACTTGCCGCCCGCCACAAGGCAGGCCGTGATGAACGCAGCAGGCCTGCTCCTACCGGCACTGACGGTCGATGA
- a CDS encoding NlpC/P60 family protein has translation MKKAGLFLGLLLAISAALPLVLMLFFASSGASQPIPVPATEQKAFEYQYACTELGAPWDLVMLSDVVRTYEAGEGDIEDFNPIITGLEFCRLREEKYKLITHENEDGTTDSEWELQSVDYYEAADAILIYAGQSRLTVTYRNAEQLLIALQTAAREKGGGDIKYEVALENYPEVQYEDVLDRFIGLKEKDRDGVVELYEARYLPQLYGYDEHVPTDSVWAGGAGELPEITVGDVTRQELLEVADSLVNWPYLLGGKSARQGAPSGPLDCSGYVDWVYYQCFGRTVAGGGGTTSQWYASDEIRESELKPGDLGFYRLPKEVGNGVYNHVGIYIGEIGGQHAWIHCGGSSYGYAERPKGRVGISVDSGSNNTDPILGGTFSPPMKGCRFKYYRRPRFQFAGEEGEDAA, from the coding sequence ATGAAAAAGGCAGGATTGTTTTTGGGACTGCTTCTTGCCATAAGCGCGGCGCTGCCTCTGGTGCTGATGCTCTTTTTCGCATCCAGCGGCGCAAGCCAGCCGATCCCGGTACCGGCGACAGAGCAGAAAGCGTTCGAATACCAATATGCCTGTACGGAGTTGGGCGCTCCCTGGGATCTGGTCATGCTCTCCGATGTGGTGCGCACTTATGAGGCCGGAGAAGGGGACATCGAGGACTTTAATCCGATCATTACGGGGCTGGAATTTTGCAGGCTGCGGGAAGAGAAGTACAAGCTGATTACCCATGAAAATGAGGACGGGACGACGGACTCCGAGTGGGAGCTTCAGAGTGTGGACTATTATGAGGCGGCGGACGCGATCCTCATATACGCGGGACAGTCCCGGCTGACGGTGACGTACAGGAACGCGGAGCAGCTTCTAATCGCATTACAGACGGCGGCCCGGGAAAAGGGCGGCGGTGACATCAAGTATGAGGTGGCGCTGGAGAATTATCCGGAAGTGCAGTATGAGGACGTCCTTGACCGGTTTATCGGCCTGAAAGAGAAGGACAGGGACGGTGTCGTGGAGCTGTATGAGGCCCGGTATCTGCCACAGCTTTACGGATATGACGAGCATGTCCCGACCGATTCCGTTTGGGCGGGCGGCGCCGGGGAACTGCCGGAGATTACGGTCGGGGATGTGACGCGGCAGGAACTGCTGGAAGTCGCGGATTCCCTGGTGAACTGGCCGTATCTGCTGGGTGGCAAGTCGGCGCGCCAGGGAGCGCCGTCAGGGCCGCTGGATTGCAGCGGCTATGTGGACTGGGTCTATTATCAGTGTTTTGGCAGGACGGTCGCCGGAGGCGGCGGGACGACGTCACAGTGGTATGCCAGTGACGAGATCAGAGAGAGCGAATTGAAGCCGGGCGACCTGGGCTTTTACCGGCTCCCGAAGGAGGTTGGGAACGGCGTCTACAACCATGTGGGGATCTATATCGGGGAGATCGGCGGACAGCACGCCTGGATCCACTGCGGCGGCTCCAGCTATGGTTATGCGGAACGGCCCAAGGGCCGGGTCGGTATCTCGGTGGATAGCGGCAGCAACAACACCGATCCGATTTTGGGAGGGACGTTCTCGCCGCCGATGAAGGGCTGCAGATTTAAATATTACAGGCGTCCGCGGTTTCAGTTTGCCGGAGAGGAGGGAGAAGATGCTGCGTAG
- a CDS encoding Z1 domain-containing protein, whose product MNYLDKYLERIKQCGNIGLSAAIEKTVSNIIPQYISNFSFTDHVVSLLVGDVQSGKTSHMFGLMCAAADESFMNFVLLTTDNILLQQQTFKRAERDLCDFCVCDENDYLKFFQNNLRKPAVIVLKKNASVLRQWKNNFISTNFCTGNPLFIVDDEADAASLNTQVNKNKQSTINKHLDEIKRTTSSSVYMEVTGTPQSILLQTSKSGWKPYFIYYFKPGEKYLGGNFFFTEDKPKQIILTDNDEAEELLNDDEFPENGLKSALIMHLIAAGHIMLAGGTVCNFLIHPSVKTSQHSSFANKIGNYLNEICHSYDEKETYEAFEAAYKSLKDTKRDIFPLDKIYGYIIAQMLDDKVNILMLNSIVSYDENTQYDTGINIIVGGNSLGRGVTFPQLQTIYYCRVAKSPQADTMWQHARMFGYDRDPDLMRVFMPPKLFKLFSDINRTNNSIIRQIENSSNGCNVKIFYPTGLKPTRKNVLDKKAVGVYSGGVNYFPFYPVNRTVSDIDKILECFDNDLYTVSLKLIVKLIEHMDSEVDDWNAKVFIGFINTFLAADPATQGKLIVRRNRDIGKGTGTLLSPADRKLGDEYTEEVVLTVYKITGNISKGWDGEELWIPNIKLPGDYAYYSGENA is encoded by the coding sequence ATGAATTATTTGGACAAATATTTAGAACGGATAAAGCAATGTGGAAATATTGGCTTATCTGCTGCAATAGAAAAAACGGTGTCTAATATTATTCCTCAGTACATATCGAATTTTTCCTTTACAGATCATGTTGTAAGTTTGCTGGTGGGGGATGTTCAAAGCGGAAAGACAAGCCATATGTTTGGGCTTATGTGTGCAGCTGCTGATGAAAGTTTCATGAATTTTGTATTGCTTACGACAGATAACATTCTTTTACAACAACAAACATTTAAGCGTGCAGAAAGAGATTTGTGTGATTTTTGTGTATGCGATGAAAATGATTACCTGAAATTTTTCCAAAATAATCTCCGTAAACCAGCGGTGATTGTTTTGAAGAAAAATGCATCCGTTTTAAGACAATGGAAAAATAATTTCATATCAACAAACTTTTGTACTGGAAATCCACTTTTTATTGTAGATGATGAGGCGGACGCAGCAAGTTTAAATACACAGGTAAACAAAAACAAGCAGAGTACAATCAATAAGCATCTGGATGAAATAAAAAGAACAACTTCCAGCAGTGTCTATATGGAAGTGACCGGTACTCCGCAGTCGATTTTGCTTCAAACGTCCAAAAGCGGTTGGAAGCCATATTTCATTTATTATTTTAAACCAGGTGAAAAGTATCTGGGAGGAAATTTCTTTTTTACAGAGGACAAACCAAAGCAAATTATTTTGACAGATAATGACGAGGCAGAAGAATTATTAAATGATGACGAATTTCCTGAAAACGGTTTAAAAAGCGCACTTATCATGCATTTGATCGCAGCCGGACATATTATGCTGGCAGGGGGAACCGTTTGCAATTTTTTGATTCATCCAAGTGTAAAAACAAGCCAGCATTCAAGTTTTGCAAATAAGATAGGGAATTACTTGAATGAAATTTGCCATTCATATGACGAAAAGGAAACATATGAAGCGTTTGAAGCTGCTTATAAATCACTAAAAGATACTAAAAGAGATATTTTTCCGTTGGATAAAATTTATGGTTATATAATTGCCCAAATGCTGGATGATAAAGTGAATATTTTAATGTTGAACTCAATCGTGTCATACGATGAAAATACGCAATATGATACAGGCATTAATATTATTGTTGGCGGCAATAGCTTAGGGCGGGGAGTTACGTTTCCGCAGCTTCAGACAATATATTACTGCCGTGTGGCAAAAAGTCCGCAGGCAGATACTATGTGGCAGCATGCAAGGATGTTTGGGTATGATAGAGATCCAGATTTAATGCGTGTCTTTATGCCGCCGAAGCTATTCAAACTGTTTTCAGATATTAACAGGACTAATAATAGTATCATCCGGCAAATTGAAAATTCAAGCAATGGGTGCAATGTTAAAATATTTTACCCGACGGGTTTGAAACCGACAAGAAAAAATGTTTTGGATAAAAAGGCCGTTGGCGTTTATTCAGGCGGAGTAAATTATTTTCCATTCTATCCAGTGAATAGAACAGTTTCGGATATAGATAAAATATTGGAATGTTTTGATAATGACTTGTATACGGTAAGTTTAAAACTGATAGTAAAACTTATTGAACATATGGATTCCGAAGTTGATGACTGGAATGCGAAAGTATTTATAGGATTTATCAATACGTTTTTGGCGGCAGATCCTGCAACACAAGGAAAACTTATTGTTCGCCGTAATAGAGATATAGGAAAAGGAACAGGAACATTACTTTCTCCCGCTGACAGAAAATTAGGTGATGAATATACAGAGGAAGTAGTACTTACTGTTTATAAAATTACCGGGAATATTTCAAAGGGATGGGATGGAGAAGAACTTTGGATTCCCAATATTAAGCTGCCAGGAGATTATGCTTATTACAGCGGAGAAAATGCATAA
- a CDS encoding ATP-binding protein, which translates to MLIEIRANNCFSFSEEIVFSTKADMRNKKFASNVHSENNFNILKAVGIYGPNNAGKTCLVKCIRSAKNILLNQKPKIMPNIFQDSTICQLGITFLEEGREFSYDFWYDDQKNEYPYEKFVEISKDQYGNEKENIWLLKDVVSGNYQCDDEDLLKMISLVSQSNLLFYLVDVNKFDRLAEMKRVVTKFASKIDIINMNNIPLKRTINLMKNENDLQRKVVEFIKNSDLYMDDFGYVDMDKIHVKMNSDEEKPDEKALDIPEQIMDQIRLVSVYRGVPVPSVLFDSTGTKKIAALASYIIEGIEQGRILVVDELDSSIHFKLTRAIVAMFNNELNTNAQMIFTVHDINLMDCKKMFRKEQIWFVHKDESGVYVYSLAAFTAQQGVRDTTDIMEKYRKGVLGALPDPELIRSLLDIKGNRKEVPADNE; encoded by the coding sequence ATGCTAATAGAAATAAGAGCCAATAACTGCTTTTCTTTTTCGGAAGAAATAGTTTTTTCTACGAAAGCGGATATGCGAAACAAAAAATTTGCATCTAACGTTCATAGCGAAAATAATTTCAATATATTAAAGGCGGTAGGAATCTATGGCCCTAACAATGCGGGTAAAACATGTCTGGTAAAATGTATCCGCAGTGCCAAAAACATTCTGTTAAATCAGAAACCCAAAATTATGCCGAATATTTTTCAAGACAGTACAATATGCCAGCTGGGAATCACGTTTCTGGAAGAAGGCAGGGAGTTTTCCTATGATTTTTGGTATGATGACCAAAAAAATGAATATCCCTATGAAAAATTTGTAGAAATCTCAAAAGATCAATATGGTAACGAAAAAGAGAATATTTGGCTTTTAAAAGATGTCGTCAGTGGAAATTACCAATGTGATGATGAAGATTTGTTAAAAATGATTTCTCTTGTATCTCAAAGTAATTTGTTGTTTTATCTGGTAGATGTCAATAAATTTGATAGACTGGCAGAAATGAAGCGAGTTGTTACAAAGTTCGCTTCTAAGATTGATATCATCAATATGAATAATATTCCCTTAAAACGAACAATCAATCTTATGAAGAATGAAAACGATCTACAGAGAAAAGTAGTAGAGTTCATTAAAAATTCGGATCTTTATATGGATGACTTCGGGTATGTAGATATGGATAAAATCCATGTAAAAATGAACTCTGATGAAGAAAAACCGGATGAAAAAGCTCTTGATATTCCTGAACAGATTATGGATCAAATTCGGTTGGTGTCTGTTTATAGAGGCGTTCCTGTTCCCAGCGTACTTTTTGACTCTACTGGAACAAAGAAAATTGCCGCTCTTGCAAGTTATATCATAGAAGGGATTGAACAGGGCAGGATTCTTGTGGTAGATGAATTAGACAGTAGTATTCATTTTAAACTGACCAGAGCAATCGTAGCTATGTTTAATAATGAATTGAATACAAATGCTCAGATGATATTTACAGTGCATGATATCAATTTAATGGATTGTAAAAAAATGTTCCGAAAAGAACAGATATGGTTTGTGCATAAAGATGAAAGTGGTGTCTATGTTTATTCCTTGGCGGCGTTTACCGCACAACAGGGAGTGCGTGATACTACGGACATCATGGAAAAATATCGGAAAGGTGTATTAGGTGCCCTGCCTGATCCAGAGTTAATTCGTTCTTTACTGGATATCAAAGGAAACCGGAAGGAGGTGCCTGCCGATAATGAGTAA
- a CDS encoding serine/arginine repetitive matrix protein 2, with product MKLTRHNGRAGKNGAYNPKHNDRRFDVANSEHIDMERTRQNIYWDCYTGLSSALTRERGGENDYSFEKIERIYYYEHYADHVQAQNERNEKNRHTERNRTVDDLLTNNKTCPEESIYQIGTVEESVPGELLAKIAVEFFAEMEEKFGSHVHILDWALHLDEGTPHIHERHVFDCENKYGELCPQQEKALEELGVPLPDPEKKKGRNNNRKQTFDAECRKMLFRICAKHSLHLQTEPSYGGRGYLEKQDFIIEKQKEKLSAQGEILRQNTMAIAEQENKFDKAAKAVLEKEKELEKQEGLIEEKKQELSEKQAALATVTMKIADIESLVEEVADTAYEKACEVVSDTVRAETQKEDIRAVEDYKKWLASPERKAPKEKRDFAVKCLNTVQEQIKNAAQNVLRKVQSALQKPEVSRVNKEQIKEKARESIRDRLARGKTEADRANRERMERRDGIRPVTKKDMEI from the coding sequence ATGAAACTGACCAGACACAACGGCAGAGCCGGGAAAAACGGCGCTTACAATCCCAAACACAATGACCGGAGATTTGATGTGGCGAACAGTGAACATATCGACATGGAACGGACAAGGCAGAATATTTACTGGGATTGTTATACCGGCTTATCTTCAGCCCTGACAAGGGAGAGGGGCGGGGAAAACGATTATTCTTTTGAGAAGATTGAACGGATTTATTATTATGAGCATTATGCAGACCATGTACAGGCGCAGAATGAGCGGAACGAAAAGAACAGGCACACAGAGCGCAACCGGACGGTGGATGACTTGCTCACTAACAACAAGACCTGCCCGGAAGAAAGCATTTACCAGATCGGGACAGTAGAGGAATCTGTTCCGGGGGAACTGCTGGCAAAGATTGCTGTGGAATTTTTTGCGGAGATGGAGGAAAAATTCGGCTCCCATGTCCACATATTGGACTGGGCGCTGCACCTTGACGAAGGCACCCCGCATATCCATGAAAGACACGTTTTTGACTGTGAAAATAAATACGGCGAATTATGTCCGCAGCAGGAGAAAGCGTTGGAAGAACTGGGGGTGCCACTCCCTGATCCTGAAAAGAAAAAAGGCAGGAACAACAACCGTAAGCAGACCTTTGATGCGGAGTGCCGGAAAATGCTTTTCCGTATCTGTGCGAAACACAGTCTGCATTTGCAGACAGAACCAAGCTACGGCGGCAGGGGATATCTGGAAAAGCAGGATTTCATCATTGAAAAGCAGAAAGAAAAACTCTCCGCACAGGGAGAAATTTTAAGGCAAAATACCATGGCCATAGCGGAACAGGAAAATAAATTTGATAAAGCGGCAAAGGCTGTTTTAGAGAAGGAAAAAGAACTGGAAAAACAGGAAGGATTGATTGAGGAAAAGAAGCAGGAACTTTCAGAAAAGCAGGCGGCCCTTGCAACTGTCACCATGAAGATCGCAGACATAGAATCGCTGGTAGAGGAAGTGGCGGACACTGCTTATGAGAAAGCCTGTGAGGTTGTATCGGATACTGTCCGGGCGGAGACACAGAAAGAGGACATCCGGGCAGTTGAAGATTATAAAAAGTGGCTGGCTTCGCCGGAGCGGAAAGCCCCGAAGGAGAAAAGGGATTTTGCCGTGAAGTGCCTGAACACAGTCCAGGAGCAGATAAAAAATGCGGCGCAAAATGTGCTGAGGAAAGTCCAGTCGGCGCTCCAAAAGCCGGAGGTAAGCCGTGTGAATAAGGAACAGATTAAGGAGAAAGCAAGGGAATCTATCAGGGACAGGCTTGCAAGGGGGAAAACAGAAGCAGACCGGGCGAACCGTGAACGCATGGAGCGCAGGGATGGGATAAGACCGGTAACAAAAAAAGATATGGAAATTTGA